In Oncorhynchus kisutch isolate 150728-3 linkage group LG7, Okis_V2, whole genome shotgun sequence, one DNA window encodes the following:
- the LOC109894261 gene encoding SAM and SH3 domain-containing protein 1-like isoform X8 — MKKIALENRLSVHKSSSEDASVGKWDGKRLKNKSFWQNFRKSQKGVVRQTTRGEDIGFVASDITMSDEERIQLMMMVKEKMISVEEALARLKEFESQSRQSCSTDLTEWPDAPSPTLNESSNCNPGEQSEGEQEESGTFRRLHKLVGSTRRVRKKLLKIDESKKPESDESLSMVGPVPGDAMSSLSPYSGVQKKQSGGCHHVDSLASTLRDQLTHDLRDSDSLTTSPSSSSLDTCSSNTHTRSLDTVSSTSQRLSTAFSKTGGSSPACSPGRCPSGDVRAGGSGSSLSEIEVGGGEDGPRMARSVTDGEIRRVIGPLSYHGRTCSFGGFDLTNRSLHMVTGDQDLTNKDGDASVKGVVKSPQTNHRISLGKKVKSVKETMRKRISKRYHCALSEQLSPDRMSSGPHSPHSHTDTESLEKIKLKAGGSVESLRSSLSGQSSMSGQTVGTTDSSNSNRESVKSEDGEEDELPYRGPFCGRAMVHTDFTPSPYDTDSLKLKRGDVIDIISKPPMGTWMGLLNSKVGTFKFIYVDVLAEEEDKPKHTRRRRKGRQPKPTSVEELLERINLKEHLPTFLFNGYEDLDTFKLLEEEDLDELDIGDPQHRAVLLTAVELLQEYDGSSDPDRSSQTGGSQEKLLLDRRGLLGDSPRDSGCYESNENLENEGRGKKTSSSLSRSSSGFQPSHLPSPESTGLPLTPTHPSKTTLQTRPEHQSTTLPSLGASMTSCNLLSTGWSQSHHSHTHRAMPLRSWSCGNLGLAGKPTPTALGPLRPCLPLGELHSDQGLHTTDLHTLEDMKPPHTTMSKAKGQGYPTQEEALQQLLTHSEGSFLPSQPLLTSPCSVLSDMFELDMGVPRLTDLLPYTHLKISTPGHRPKHRSAKPFLSNPCIPSSLPAMTSDVGSAYKLFSIDVASLKDEVITEATTQPCSSDLATQTCISDCDLADSPLQSEAHRTQPAGGMETMPVRSVNLGPLLEERLALEGINLTAEPFSDKYGRYGIPQSLVQRYATDLNQPLTETMYALDLLRLSQLRKQQRMAVCQKPQTLALGLTAVTDN; from the exons ATTGTCCGTGCATAAATCAAGTTCTGAGGATGCGTCAGTGG GAAAATGGGACggaaagagactgaaaaacaagtCATTCTGGCAGAATTTCCGGAAGTCGCAGAAAGGTGTCGTGCGGCAGACCACGAGAG GTGAGGACATAGGTTTTGTAGCCAGTGACATCACTATGAGTGATGAAGAGCGCATCCAGCTGATGATGATGGTCAAGGAGAAGATGATAAGCGTGGAGGAGGCCTTGGCAAGG ctgaAAGAGTTTGAGAGCCAGAGCAGACAGAGCTGCAGCACTGATCTTACAGAATGGCCTGATGCGCCCAGTCCAACCCTGAACGAGTCCTCCAACTGCAAT CCAGGTGAGCAGTCGGAGGGTGAACAGGAGGAGTCTGGGACGTTCAGACGGCTCCATAAGCTGGTCGGCTCCACTCGCAGGGTCCGCAAGAAACTCCTCAAGATCGACGAGTCCAAGAAGCCTGAGTCTGACG AGTCTCTGAGTATGGTTGGGCCTGTCCCGGGTGATGccatgtcctctctgtccccgtaCTCTGGGGTTCAGAAGAAGCAGTCTGGCGGGTGTCACCACGTTGACTCCCTGGCCTCCACCTTGCGCGACCAGCTGACTCATGACCTTCGAGACTCAGACAGCCtgaccacctccccctcctcctcctccttggaCACCTGcagcagcaacacacacacccgcaGCCTGGATACAGTCTCCAGCACCAGCCAGCGACTGTCCACAGCCTTCAGTAAGACAG GAGGATCCAGCCCAGCCTGTAGCCCAGGGAGATGCCCCAGTGGCGACGTGAGGGCCGGGGGTAGTGGTTCTTCCCTGTCAGAGATAGAGGTTGGTGGTGGAGAGGATGGACCCAGGATGGCCCGGTCAGTCACGGATGGAGAGATCAGGAGAGTAATCGGCCCACTCAGCTACCATGGG AGAACCTGTAGCTTTGGTGGGTTTGATCTGACCAACCGGTCTCTGCACATGGTCACCGGAGATCAGGACCTCACT AACAAAGATGGGGATGCCAGTGTGAAAGGTGTAGTCAAGTCTCCACAGACGAACCATCGAATCTCTTTGGGCAAGAAAGTGAAGTCCGTGAAAGAAACCATGAGAAAACGCATCTCGAAGAGATACCACTGCGCTCTCTCTGAACAG TTAAGCCCAGACCGTATGTCCAGCGGGCCCCATTCCCCCCacagccacacagacacagagtcaCTGGAGAAAATCAAGCTGAAGGCTGGAGGGTCAGTGGAGAGCCTGAGGAGCTCCCTCAGCGGACAGAGCTCCATGA GTGGTCAGACAGTGGGCACCACAGACTCCTCCAACAGCAACAGAGAGAGTGTGAAGtctgaggatggagaggaggatgaacTTCCCTACAGAGGACCCTTCTGTGGTCGAGCTATGGTGCACACTGACTTCACCCCCAGCCCCTACGACACTGACTCTCTCAAACTGAAG AGAGGTGATGTGATTGACATCATCAGCAAGCCTCCAATGGGGACGTGGATGGGCCTGCTGAACAGTAAGGTGGGAACATTTAAGTTCATCTACGTGGACGTTCTGGCTGAGGAGGAAGACAAACCTAAGCACACCCGACGGAGGAGGAAGGGACGGCAGCCCAAACCCACATCTGTTGAGGAACTCCTGGAACGCATCAACCTCAAA GAGCACCTGCCCACgttcctcttcaatggctatgaGGACCTGGATACCTTTAAGCTTCTGGAAGAGGAGGATCTAGACGAGCTTGACATCGGAGACCCTCAGCACAGGGCTGTGCTGCTCACCGCTGTGGAGCTTCTGCAGGAGTACGACG GTAGCAGCGACCCGGACCGTAGCAGCCAGACAGGGGGTTCTCAGGAGAAGCTGTTACTGGACCGCCGGGGCCTACTGGGGGACTCCCCACGAGACTCTGGCTGCTACGAGAGCAACGAGAATCTGGAGAACG AAGGGAGGGGCAAAAAGACGTCTTCTTCCTTGAGTAGGTCCTCGTCTGGTTTTCAACCCAGTCACCTCCCATCCCCAGAGTCCACCGGCCTCCCCCTCACCCCGACCCACCCCAGCAAGACCACcttacagaccagaccagagcaccAGTCCACTACCTTACCATCTCTAGGAGCCTCCATGACCAGCTGCAACCTTCTGAGCACAGGCTGGAGCCAGAGCCATCACAGTCACACCCACAGAGCCATGCCACTGAGAAGCTGGAGCTGTGGTAACCTGGGCTTGGCAGGTAAGCCTACTCCCACAGCCCTGGGGCCGCTGAGACCCTGCCTCCCGTTGGGGGAGCTTCACTCAGACCAGGGCCTCCACACCACTGATCTCCACACCCTGGAAGACATGAAGCCACCTCATACCACCATGTCCAAGGCTAAGGGACAGGGCTACCCTACACAAGAGGAGGCCCTACAGCAGTTGTTGACACACTCTGAAGGATCTTTCCTGCCCTCACAACCACTGCTCACCTCACCTTGTAGTGTTCTGTCTGATATGTTCGAGTTGGACATGGGAGTTCCCAGGTTAACAGACCTCCTTCCATACACACACCTCAAAATATCTACTCCAGGACATAGACCCAAGCATCGTTCAGCCAAGCCTTTCCTGTCAAACCCATGTATACCATCGTCACTCCCAGCAATGACCAGTGACGTTGGCAGTGCCTATAAACTCTTCTCTATAGATGTCGCCTCTTTAAAGGATGAAGTTATTACAGAGGCAACAACCCAACCGTGCAGCTCAGACCTGGCAACCCAAACCTGTATCTCGGACTGTGACCTGGCAGACTCTCCTCTCCAGTCTGAAGCTCACAGGACGCAGCCTGCTGGGGGAATGGAAACTATGCCTGTCAGGTCGGTCAACCTGGGACCCCTCCTGGAGGAAAGACTGGCGTTAGAGGGGATAAATCTGACAGCGGAGCCCTTCTCTGACAAG TATGGTCGCTATGGAATCCCCCAGTCTCTGGTCCAGAGGTACGCCACTGACCTGAACCAGCCTCTAACAGAGACCATGTATGCCTTGGACCTGCTCAGACTCTCACAGCTCCGCAAGCAGCAGCGCATGGCA GTGTGTCAAAAGCCACAGACCCTAGCGCTCGGACTAACAGCAGTGACTGACAACTGA
- the LOC109894261 gene encoding SAM and SH3 domain-containing protein 1-like isoform X7 encodes MEEICKRKLVQVAESEMEKVDFVPTSLQLPSQIQDSLGLSSSSTVSTPETERRLSVHKSSSEDASVGKWDGKRLKNKSFWQNFRKSQKGVVRQTTRGEDIGFVASDITMSDEERIQLMMMVKEKMISVEEALARLKEFESQSRQSCSTDLTEWPDAPSPTLNESSNCNPGEQSEGEQEESGTFRRLHKLVGSTRRVRKKLLKIDESKKPESDESLSMVGPVPGDAMSSLSPYSGVQKKQSGGCHHVDSLASTLRDQLTHDLRDSDSLTTSPSSSSLDTCSSNTHTRSLDTVSSTSQRLSTAFSKTGGSSPACSPGRCPSGDVRAGGSGSSLSEIEVGGGEDGPRMARSVTDGEIRRVIGPLSYHGRTCSFGGFDLTNRSLHMVTGDQDLTNKDGDASVKGVVKSPQTNHRISLGKKVKSVKETMRKRISKRYHCALSEQLSPDRMSSGPHSPHSHTDTESLEKIKLKAGGSVESLRSSLSGQSSMSGQTVGTTDSSNSNRESVKSEDGEEDELPYRGPFCGRAMVHTDFTPSPYDTDSLKLKRGDVIDIISKPPMGTWMGLLNSKVGTFKFIYVDVLAEEEDKPKHTRRRRKGRQPKPTSVEELLERINLKEHLPTFLFNGYEDLDTFKLLEEEDLDELDIGDPQHRAVLLTAVELLQEYDGSSDPDRSSQTGGSQEKLLLDRRGLLGDSPRDSGCYESNENLENEGRGKKTSSSLSRSSSGFQPSHLPSPESTGLPLTPTHPSKTTLQTRPEHQSTTLPSLGASMTSCNLLSTGWSQSHHSHTHRAMPLRSWSCGNLGLAGKPTPTALGPLRPCLPLGELHSDQGLHTTDLHTLEDMKPPHTTMSKAKGQGYPTQEEALQQLLTHSEGSFLPSQPLLTSPCSVLSDMFELDMGVPRLTDLLPYTHLKISTPGHRPKHRSAKPFLSNPCIPSSLPAMTSDVGSAYKLFSIDVASLKDEVITEATTQPCSSDLATQTCISDCDLADSPLQSEAHRTQPAGGMETMPVRSVNLGPLLEERLALEGINLTAEPFSDKYGRYGIPQSLVQRYATDLNQPLTETMYALDLLRLSQLRKQQRMAVCQKPQTLALGLTAVTDN; translated from the exons ATTGTCCGTGCATAAATCAAGTTCTGAGGATGCGTCAGTGG GAAAATGGGACggaaagagactgaaaaacaagtCATTCTGGCAGAATTTCCGGAAGTCGCAGAAAGGTGTCGTGCGGCAGACCACGAGAG GTGAGGACATAGGTTTTGTAGCCAGTGACATCACTATGAGTGATGAAGAGCGCATCCAGCTGATGATGATGGTCAAGGAGAAGATGATAAGCGTGGAGGAGGCCTTGGCAAGG ctgaAAGAGTTTGAGAGCCAGAGCAGACAGAGCTGCAGCACTGATCTTACAGAATGGCCTGATGCGCCCAGTCCAACCCTGAACGAGTCCTCCAACTGCAAT CCAGGTGAGCAGTCGGAGGGTGAACAGGAGGAGTCTGGGACGTTCAGACGGCTCCATAAGCTGGTCGGCTCCACTCGCAGGGTCCGCAAGAAACTCCTCAAGATCGACGAGTCCAAGAAGCCTGAGTCTGACG AGTCTCTGAGTATGGTTGGGCCTGTCCCGGGTGATGccatgtcctctctgtccccgtaCTCTGGGGTTCAGAAGAAGCAGTCTGGCGGGTGTCACCACGTTGACTCCCTGGCCTCCACCTTGCGCGACCAGCTGACTCATGACCTTCGAGACTCAGACAGCCtgaccacctccccctcctcctcctccttggaCACCTGcagcagcaacacacacacccgcaGCCTGGATACAGTCTCCAGCACCAGCCAGCGACTGTCCACAGCCTTCAGTAAGACAG GAGGATCCAGCCCAGCCTGTAGCCCAGGGAGATGCCCCAGTGGCGACGTGAGGGCCGGGGGTAGTGGTTCTTCCCTGTCAGAGATAGAGGTTGGTGGTGGAGAGGATGGACCCAGGATGGCCCGGTCAGTCACGGATGGAGAGATCAGGAGAGTAATCGGCCCACTCAGCTACCATGGG AGAACCTGTAGCTTTGGTGGGTTTGATCTGACCAACCGGTCTCTGCACATGGTCACCGGAGATCAGGACCTCACT AACAAAGATGGGGATGCCAGTGTGAAAGGTGTAGTCAAGTCTCCACAGACGAACCATCGAATCTCTTTGGGCAAGAAAGTGAAGTCCGTGAAAGAAACCATGAGAAAACGCATCTCGAAGAGATACCACTGCGCTCTCTCTGAACAG TTAAGCCCAGACCGTATGTCCAGCGGGCCCCATTCCCCCCacagccacacagacacagagtcaCTGGAGAAAATCAAGCTGAAGGCTGGAGGGTCAGTGGAGAGCCTGAGGAGCTCCCTCAGCGGACAGAGCTCCATGA GTGGTCAGACAGTGGGCACCACAGACTCCTCCAACAGCAACAGAGAGAGTGTGAAGtctgaggatggagaggaggatgaacTTCCCTACAGAGGACCCTTCTGTGGTCGAGCTATGGTGCACACTGACTTCACCCCCAGCCCCTACGACACTGACTCTCTCAAACTGAAG AGAGGTGATGTGATTGACATCATCAGCAAGCCTCCAATGGGGACGTGGATGGGCCTGCTGAACAGTAAGGTGGGAACATTTAAGTTCATCTACGTGGACGTTCTGGCTGAGGAGGAAGACAAACCTAAGCACACCCGACGGAGGAGGAAGGGACGGCAGCCCAAACCCACATCTGTTGAGGAACTCCTGGAACGCATCAACCTCAAA GAGCACCTGCCCACgttcctcttcaatggctatgaGGACCTGGATACCTTTAAGCTTCTGGAAGAGGAGGATCTAGACGAGCTTGACATCGGAGACCCTCAGCACAGGGCTGTGCTGCTCACCGCTGTGGAGCTTCTGCAGGAGTACGACG GTAGCAGCGACCCGGACCGTAGCAGCCAGACAGGGGGTTCTCAGGAGAAGCTGTTACTGGACCGCCGGGGCCTACTGGGGGACTCCCCACGAGACTCTGGCTGCTACGAGAGCAACGAGAATCTGGAGAACG AAGGGAGGGGCAAAAAGACGTCTTCTTCCTTGAGTAGGTCCTCGTCTGGTTTTCAACCCAGTCACCTCCCATCCCCAGAGTCCACCGGCCTCCCCCTCACCCCGACCCACCCCAGCAAGACCACcttacagaccagaccagagcaccAGTCCACTACCTTACCATCTCTAGGAGCCTCCATGACCAGCTGCAACCTTCTGAGCACAGGCTGGAGCCAGAGCCATCACAGTCACACCCACAGAGCCATGCCACTGAGAAGCTGGAGCTGTGGTAACCTGGGCTTGGCAGGTAAGCCTACTCCCACAGCCCTGGGGCCGCTGAGACCCTGCCTCCCGTTGGGGGAGCTTCACTCAGACCAGGGCCTCCACACCACTGATCTCCACACCCTGGAAGACATGAAGCCACCTCATACCACCATGTCCAAGGCTAAGGGACAGGGCTACCCTACACAAGAGGAGGCCCTACAGCAGTTGTTGACACACTCTGAAGGATCTTTCCTGCCCTCACAACCACTGCTCACCTCACCTTGTAGTGTTCTGTCTGATATGTTCGAGTTGGACATGGGAGTTCCCAGGTTAACAGACCTCCTTCCATACACACACCTCAAAATATCTACTCCAGGACATAGACCCAAGCATCGTTCAGCCAAGCCTTTCCTGTCAAACCCATGTATACCATCGTCACTCCCAGCAATGACCAGTGACGTTGGCAGTGCCTATAAACTCTTCTCTATAGATGTCGCCTCTTTAAAGGATGAAGTTATTACAGAGGCAACAACCCAACCGTGCAGCTCAGACCTGGCAACCCAAACCTGTATCTCGGACTGTGACCTGGCAGACTCTCCTCTCCAGTCTGAAGCTCACAGGACGCAGCCTGCTGGGGGAATGGAAACTATGCCTGTCAGGTCGGTCAACCTGGGACCCCTCCTGGAGGAAAGACTGGCGTTAGAGGGGATAAATCTGACAGCGGAGCCCTTCTCTGACAAG TATGGTCGCTATGGAATCCCCCAGTCTCTGGTCCAGAGGTACGCCACTGACCTGAACCAGCCTCTAACAGAGACCATGTATGCCTTGGACCTGCTCAGACTCTCACAGCTCCGCAAGCAGCAGCGCATGGCA GTGTGTCAAAAGCCACAGACCCTAGCGCTCGGACTAACAGCAGTGACTGACAACTGA
- the LOC109894261 gene encoding SAM and SH3 domain-containing protein 1-like isoform X6, with amino-acid sequence MDGSLGTFEDLAQEYSEYYSTSLTEVQDRMEEICKRKLVQVAESEMEKVDFVPTSLQLPSQIQDSLGLSSSSTVSTPETERRLSVHKSSSEDASVGKWDGKRLKNKSFWQNFRKSQKGVVRQTTRGEDIGFVASDITMSDEERIQLMMMVKEKMISVEEALARLKEFESQSRQSCSTDLTEWPDAPSPTLNESSNCNPGEQSEGEQEESGTFRRLHKLVGSTRRVRKKLLKIDESKKPESDESLSMVGPVPGDAMSSLSPYSGVQKKQSGGCHHVDSLASTLRDQLTHDLRDSDSLTTSPSSSSLDTCSSNTHTRSLDTVSSTSQRLSTAFSKTGGSSPACSPGRCPSGDVRAGGSGSSLSEIEVGGGEDGPRMARSVTDGEIRRVIGPLSYHGRTCSFGGFDLTNRSLHMVTGDQDLTNKDGDASVKGVVKSPQTNHRISLGKKVKSVKETMRKRISKRYHCALSEQLSPDRMSSGPHSPHSHTDTESLEKIKLKAGGSVESLRSSLSGQSSMSGQTVGTTDSSNSNRESVKSEDGEEDELPYRGPFCGRAMVHTDFTPSPYDTDSLKLKRGDVIDIISKPPMGTWMGLLNSKVGTFKFIYVDVLAEEEDKPKHTRRRRKGRQPKPTSVEELLERINLKEHLPTFLFNGYEDLDTFKLLEEEDLDELDIGDPQHRAVLLTAVELLQEYDGSSDPDRSSQTGGSQEKLLLDRRGLLGDSPRDSGCYESNENLENEGRGKKTSSSLSRSSSGFQPSHLPSPESTGLPLTPTHPSKTTLQTRPEHQSTTLPSLGASMTSCNLLSTGWSQSHHSHTHRAMPLRSWSCGNLGLAGKPTPTALGPLRPCLPLGELHSDQGLHTTDLHTLEDMKPPHTTMSKAKGQGYPTQEEALQQLLTHSEGSFLPSQPLLTSPCSVLSDMFELDMGVPRLTDLLPYTHLKISTPGHRPKHRSAKPFLSNPCIPSSLPAMTSDVGSAYKLFSIDVASLKDEVITEATTQPCSSDLATQTCISDCDLADSPLQSEAHRTQPAGGMETMPVRSVNLGPLLEERLALEGINLTAEPFSDKYGRYGIPQSLVQRYATDLNQPLTETMYALDLLRLSQLRKQQRMAVCQKPQTLALGLTAVTDN; translated from the exons ATTGTCCGTGCATAAATCAAGTTCTGAGGATGCGTCAGTGG GAAAATGGGACggaaagagactgaaaaacaagtCATTCTGGCAGAATTTCCGGAAGTCGCAGAAAGGTGTCGTGCGGCAGACCACGAGAG GTGAGGACATAGGTTTTGTAGCCAGTGACATCACTATGAGTGATGAAGAGCGCATCCAGCTGATGATGATGGTCAAGGAGAAGATGATAAGCGTGGAGGAGGCCTTGGCAAGG ctgaAAGAGTTTGAGAGCCAGAGCAGACAGAGCTGCAGCACTGATCTTACAGAATGGCCTGATGCGCCCAGTCCAACCCTGAACGAGTCCTCCAACTGCAAT CCAGGTGAGCAGTCGGAGGGTGAACAGGAGGAGTCTGGGACGTTCAGACGGCTCCATAAGCTGGTCGGCTCCACTCGCAGGGTCCGCAAGAAACTCCTCAAGATCGACGAGTCCAAGAAGCCTGAGTCTGACG AGTCTCTGAGTATGGTTGGGCCTGTCCCGGGTGATGccatgtcctctctgtccccgtaCTCTGGGGTTCAGAAGAAGCAGTCTGGCGGGTGTCACCACGTTGACTCCCTGGCCTCCACCTTGCGCGACCAGCTGACTCATGACCTTCGAGACTCAGACAGCCtgaccacctccccctcctcctcctccttggaCACCTGcagcagcaacacacacacccgcaGCCTGGATACAGTCTCCAGCACCAGCCAGCGACTGTCCACAGCCTTCAGTAAGACAG GAGGATCCAGCCCAGCCTGTAGCCCAGGGAGATGCCCCAGTGGCGACGTGAGGGCCGGGGGTAGTGGTTCTTCCCTGTCAGAGATAGAGGTTGGTGGTGGAGAGGATGGACCCAGGATGGCCCGGTCAGTCACGGATGGAGAGATCAGGAGAGTAATCGGCCCACTCAGCTACCATGGG AGAACCTGTAGCTTTGGTGGGTTTGATCTGACCAACCGGTCTCTGCACATGGTCACCGGAGATCAGGACCTCACT AACAAAGATGGGGATGCCAGTGTGAAAGGTGTAGTCAAGTCTCCACAGACGAACCATCGAATCTCTTTGGGCAAGAAAGTGAAGTCCGTGAAAGAAACCATGAGAAAACGCATCTCGAAGAGATACCACTGCGCTCTCTCTGAACAG TTAAGCCCAGACCGTATGTCCAGCGGGCCCCATTCCCCCCacagccacacagacacagagtcaCTGGAGAAAATCAAGCTGAAGGCTGGAGGGTCAGTGGAGAGCCTGAGGAGCTCCCTCAGCGGACAGAGCTCCATGA GTGGTCAGACAGTGGGCACCACAGACTCCTCCAACAGCAACAGAGAGAGTGTGAAGtctgaggatggagaggaggatgaacTTCCCTACAGAGGACCCTTCTGTGGTCGAGCTATGGTGCACACTGACTTCACCCCCAGCCCCTACGACACTGACTCTCTCAAACTGAAG AGAGGTGATGTGATTGACATCATCAGCAAGCCTCCAATGGGGACGTGGATGGGCCTGCTGAACAGTAAGGTGGGAACATTTAAGTTCATCTACGTGGACGTTCTGGCTGAGGAGGAAGACAAACCTAAGCACACCCGACGGAGGAGGAAGGGACGGCAGCCCAAACCCACATCTGTTGAGGAACTCCTGGAACGCATCAACCTCAAA GAGCACCTGCCCACgttcctcttcaatggctatgaGGACCTGGATACCTTTAAGCTTCTGGAAGAGGAGGATCTAGACGAGCTTGACATCGGAGACCCTCAGCACAGGGCTGTGCTGCTCACCGCTGTGGAGCTTCTGCAGGAGTACGACG GTAGCAGCGACCCGGACCGTAGCAGCCAGACAGGGGGTTCTCAGGAGAAGCTGTTACTGGACCGCCGGGGCCTACTGGGGGACTCCCCACGAGACTCTGGCTGCTACGAGAGCAACGAGAATCTGGAGAACG AAGGGAGGGGCAAAAAGACGTCTTCTTCCTTGAGTAGGTCCTCGTCTGGTTTTCAACCCAGTCACCTCCCATCCCCAGAGTCCACCGGCCTCCCCCTCACCCCGACCCACCCCAGCAAGACCACcttacagaccagaccagagcaccAGTCCACTACCTTACCATCTCTAGGAGCCTCCATGACCAGCTGCAACCTTCTGAGCACAGGCTGGAGCCAGAGCCATCACAGTCACACCCACAGAGCCATGCCACTGAGAAGCTGGAGCTGTGGTAACCTGGGCTTGGCAGGTAAGCCTACTCCCACAGCCCTGGGGCCGCTGAGACCCTGCCTCCCGTTGGGGGAGCTTCACTCAGACCAGGGCCTCCACACCACTGATCTCCACACCCTGGAAGACATGAAGCCACCTCATACCACCATGTCCAAGGCTAAGGGACAGGGCTACCCTACACAAGAGGAGGCCCTACAGCAGTTGTTGACACACTCTGAAGGATCTTTCCTGCCCTCACAACCACTGCTCACCTCACCTTGTAGTGTTCTGTCTGATATGTTCGAGTTGGACATGGGAGTTCCCAGGTTAACAGACCTCCTTCCATACACACACCTCAAAATATCTACTCCAGGACATAGACCCAAGCATCGTTCAGCCAAGCCTTTCCTGTCAAACCCATGTATACCATCGTCACTCCCAGCAATGACCAGTGACGTTGGCAGTGCCTATAAACTCTTCTCTATAGATGTCGCCTCTTTAAAGGATGAAGTTATTACAGAGGCAACAACCCAACCGTGCAGCTCAGACCTGGCAACCCAAACCTGTATCTCGGACTGTGACCTGGCAGACTCTCCTCTCCAGTCTGAAGCTCACAGGACGCAGCCTGCTGGGGGAATGGAAACTATGCCTGTCAGGTCGGTCAACCTGGGACCCCTCCTGGAGGAAAGACTGGCGTTAGAGGGGATAAATCTGACAGCGGAGCCCTTCTCTGACAAG TATGGTCGCTATGGAATCCCCCAGTCTCTGGTCCAGAGGTACGCCACTGACCTGAACCAGCCTCTAACAGAGACCATGTATGCCTTGGACCTGCTCAGACTCTCACAGCTCCGCAAGCAGCAGCGCATGGCA GTGTGTCAAAAGCCACAGACCCTAGCGCTCGGACTAACAGCAGTGACTGACAACTGA